In Bosea sp. PAMC 26642, the DNA window GGCCCACAGCGCGCTGGAAGACCTCGTCACACTGAACGAGGCCTATCACGGTGCGATCCATCGCATCTCCGGCTGCACCTATCTCGAACGCCGCCTAGACGGCCAGCGCATGTACGACCATGCCCAGCGCATCGCGCTGCTCTCGGAACCGGCCGAGCGCGAGCAGGGTTTCGAGGAACACCGATCGATCTATGATGCGCTCAGGGCACGCGAGCCGGCGCTGGCCGAACAACGAATGCGCCGCCACATCGTCCGCTCGGCCAAAAGCCATGTGCGGCAGGTGTTCGGCGCCGATGCGGAGGGACTAAGCTATGACGAATGACCAGGAAAACCACGGCAAGGTTCGCAGCGCCTTGCGCGGCATCTCGGGCGTGCATGTCACGGCCTGGAGCGCCGATGGCGAGGCCGATTGGGCGGTGACGGGCAGGATCGTCGCCCGCATCGCGCAGGCCGGCATTCACAACATCGTCTCGGCCGGCAACACCGGCGAGTTCTACCCGATGACGACCGACGAGGTCGTGCGCAGCCATGCGGTGGCAGCCGAAGCGGCAGCCGGCAAGGCGCTGGTCACAGCCGGCATCGGCCGTTCGCTGCGCGAGGCGGTCTCGACCGGGAAGCTCGCGGCCGGTGCCGGTTGCGACGCGGTGATGGTCCACCACCCGCTCGACCCCTTCGCCGCGCCGCAATCGCAGGCCGACTACATCATCGCAATCGCCGAGGCGCTGACGATCCCGCTCGTGGCCTATATCCGCTCCGACGCGATCGGCGTGAAGGATCTGGTTCGCGTCGCGACACATCCCAATGTCGCGGGCGTCAAATTCGCCTCCAGCAACATGATGCTGTTGGCCGAATGCGTGCGCGCCACGCAAGGGACGTCCGCCAACTGGATCTGCGGGCTCGCCGAGGGCTGGGCCGCGCCCTTCTATGCGCTCGGCGCGCGCGGCTTCACCTCCGGCCTGATCAATGTCGCACCGGAGCGCTCGCTGGCCGTCTGGCACGCGCTGGAGACCGGCGACTACGCAGCCGCCCGGATCGAGGTCGACGCCATCGCCGGTTTCGAGACCCTGCGTACGAAATACGGCAACGGCGCCAACGTCACCGTGGTGAAGGAAGCGCTCGGCCTGCTCGGAACCGATGTCGGCCCGGTGCGCCTGCCCGGCCTGCCGGAGCTGAACGCCGCCGAGAAGGCTGAACTGCGCCAGATCGTCTCCGGCTGGAACCCGGTCCGCATCGCGGCGGAGTGATACCGCTGTCGTTCCGGGGCATCGCGCAGCGATGAACCCGGAACCCACGACCGGGCGAGCCCTTCAGCCCCGTCAGGACGTCTCACCCGGTCGTGGGTTCCGGGTTCGGCCCTATGGGCCGCCCCGGAATGACACATCGTTTTGAACGACAAAAAACCACCCGAGGACACGCCATGACCACCCACCCCCGCAAGACGCCCGACACCCTGCGCTCGAAGCGCTGGTTCGGCGCCAGCGATCTGCGCTCCTTCGGCCATCGTTCGCGGGCCTTGCAGATGGGCTTCGGCCATGACGAGTTCATGGGCAAGCCGGTCATCGGCATCATCAACACCTGGTCCGAGATCAACCCCTGCCACACCCATCTGCGCGACCGCGCCGATGCGGTGAAGCGCGCCGTCTGGGCGAGCGGAGGCTTCCCCGTCGAGATCCCGGTGATGTCGGTCTCGGAGCAGTACCAGAAGCCCACCACCATGCTCTATCGCAACTTCCTGGCGATGGAGACCGAGGAATCGATCCGCTCCCACCCGCTCGACGGCGCGGTGCTGCTCGGCGGCTGCGACAAGTCCACCCCGGCGCTGATCATGGGTGCCTGCAGCGCCGGCCTGCCCTTCATC includes these proteins:
- a CDS encoding dihydrodipicolinate synthase family protein, with the translated sequence MTNDQENHGKVRSALRGISGVHVTAWSADGEADWAVTGRIVARIAQAGIHNIVSAGNTGEFYPMTTDEVVRSHAVAAEAAAGKALVTAGIGRSLREAVSTGKLAAGAGCDAVMVHHPLDPFAAPQSQADYIIAIAEALTIPLVAYIRSDAIGVKDLVRVATHPNVAGVKFASSNMMLLAECVRATQGTSANWICGLAEGWAAPFYALGARGFTSGLINVAPERSLAVWHALETGDYAAARIEVDAIAGFETLRTKYGNGANVTVVKEALGLLGTDVGPVRLPGLPELNAAEKAELRQIVSGWNPVRIAAE